DNA from Bacteroides zoogleoformans:
GAAGAGGGAGGGACGAGGATGGTGCGTTAATGTACTTTCTTTTGGGCAAGCAAAAGAAAAAGTACATCAGAAGCAAAAAAAAATAGTATTTGCCTGTAACTTTCTGGATACTTAACCGTCAACTTATTAGAGATGCAAGAACTCAGCTTTCGTAATGATATTCTTCCGCTGAAAGACAAACTCTTCCGGCTGGCTCTGCGAATCACGTTCGATAGGGCAGAAGCAGAGGATATTGTGCAAGAAACGCTGATAAGGGTTTGGAACAAGCGTGATGAATGGGCGCAGTTCGGTTCGGTCGAGGCTTACTGCCTGACAGTGGCAAAGAATCTGGCGATAGACCGGAGCGAGCGAAAGGATGCCCACACCGTGGAATTCACCCCTGACATGGAGCAGCTCGCCGATGCATCGAACCCTTACGACAAGCTGGTGAATAAAGAACGGATGGCATTGATACACCGGTTGATGAACGAGCTTCCCGAAAAACAACGGCTGATTATGCAGCTCAGGGATGTCGAAGGCAAGAGTTATAAAGAAATAGCGGTTGTCCTGAACTTGACCGAGGAGCAGGTAAAAGTGAACCTCTTCAGGGCACGGCAAAAAGTAAAACAAAAGTTTATAGATACAGAAGGTTATGGACTCTAAATATATAGAACAACTCTTGAAGCGCTACTGGCAGTGCGAAACCTCCCTCGAAGAGGAAGCGCAACTGCGCGCTTTCTTCAGCGGAAGCGATGTTCCCGCACATCTGCTTCGATATAAAGAATTGTTCGTATACGAGCAACTTCAGCAGGAGGTGCACTTGGGCGAAGATTTCGATGCGCGGGTATTGGCCGAAATAGAAGTCCCGGTAGTCAAAGCAAAGCGTTTGACGCTGGCGGCACGCTTCATACCCTTGTTCAAGGCTGCTGCGGTAGTGGCGGCGATTCTTTCACTGGGCAATGTGATGCAACATTCATTCTTTTCCGATGTGAAGGAAGTGGCCTCGGCTGATACCATAGGTAAACAGATTTCCGCTCCCTCGGTGGCTCTTTCCGGAGAGACGACCGTTGCTAAGGAAAGTCAGGTGATAGACAGCCTGCGCCTTGTGGATAAGGAGAAGGAAATCAAAGAGTAGATATTTTTCTTTGCAATTATAAAATAATATTTTCATTTGCTTTAAACATAATATAGTTAGTGTGCTTTATTAAAACAAGTTGAGGCTGTGAAGTTTCAATTCTCTCAAAACATTTATAGTAACTAACTAAGATAGACGGGATACCGCGAGATGCGGTGTCCCTTTTATGTTTTCATGCACTTCCTCTCCATTGGGATGAAAAAACAAAAGGCTTCCTCACGGAAACCTTTTGCCATTCTCCATATTAGATGCTGTTTCTTAATATTATAGGTAATTTAAGAGAGATTTTTGTTTAGAAGCCTGTTCCTTTTAAGAGAATGTGTCGCAGAAAAGCCACCTGCACTGCTATTATCAGGCGCTGATTTCATGACCGTTATCCTCTTAATCAAAGCTTGTACAATCCTTTTTTCGGGTAGTCCAATTCCGGATTGCCTTTATAGCCTACGCTTCCACTGCCACTGGTGCGCACTTTCAGGAAGTCGGTGGCATGGCATTTGATGCTGCCCGAACCGGTTACATTGGCGGAAACCCTCTTGGCAACAAAATCGGATGCGAATAAGTCACCCGAACCAGTCACGCTGTATGCGGCCTCCGGGGTGCTTCCGTTCAGAATGACGGTGCCCGAACCTGCTACGGATACGCCGGCCGATACAGCCGTCACATTGTTCAGTTTCATGTCGCCTGAGCCGGCAATGGAGGTTTTGAGGTTATTGCAAGTGATGTTGCTGCTGTTGATGTCGCCCGAACCGGCGATGGAGATGCTGAGGTCTGTGCAGGAAATGTTATCTCCGCTGATGTTGCCCGAACCTGCCACGGAGATTTTGAGTTCATCTGTTTTCAGTCCGTTGGCCAGCTCCACATCTCCCGAACCTGCCACGGCAATTCCGTTCAATTTCTCTGCTGAAACGCTAATCTCCAGCTTGCCGTAGGTTACGCTTACATTCTTCTTAAAACCGATGTGAAGTGTATTGTCCTTCACGTGGATGTCCAGCAGGTCTATGATGTTGTCCGAAGTGTACACTTTCACTTCCGGTTTGCCGGCTTTTTGCGTATAGCTGACGTCCGGACTGCCGGCTACGCTCAATCTGATGAAGTTGTCCGTTTTGATGACTTTCGTCACATAGTTCTTGCTGGCCTTTATAGTTTTCCCTTTAAAGAAACCTCTCGAATAGTAACTGTGCTGTTGCGAACAGGCGGTGGTGGAGAAAGCCAAGAAAGCGATTGTAATGATTGTTGTTAAGCTCTTCATTTTCGTTCTTTTTTTGATTTGGTATTCGTCTTTATTTGTTAGACGCAGTACTTTTCGTAAAAGTTGCATGCAGATGCGCTTTTTTTTGAAAGGAACTTCGTCAGCATACTTGACTCAATTTTCATGCCATAATGTTAATCTGTTGTATATTAGTGTGATATGATTTTAAAGGTGTGTTCGTTATCGGACACCCCGTTCGCTTTTGGCGGGCGAATACTTGTTTTTCCGGTCAAATCTTCGTTCTTTTGCCTTGTCATTATGGAACATAAGGAACACATATTGGAAGACAAGGAGTTCGGGCGTATGCTTATTCGCATCAATGCCCGTGCGCGTCGTCTCATCTTTCGGACGAGGGAAGACGGTGTCCACGTCACGGTGCCTCCCGGAACGTCTCTTGCCGAGGTGAAGAGAGCTTTGGAGGAGCTTCGTCCGCGCTTGAGGGCTGCCGGAGAGAAACAGAACCGCAAGTTGATAGATTTGGATTACCGTATCGATACGGAGTTCTTTAAGCTGACTTTGGTGGCAGGGCAGAGGGCACGTTTCTTGTCCCGTTCGGAGTTAGGCGAAATGGAGATTATCTGTCCGCCGGATGCGGATTTCTCGGACAGAAACCTGCAATCTTGGTTGCGCAAGGTGATTGAGGAGGCCCTGCGGCGTAATGCGAAGATTGTTCTTCCTCCCCGTCTGTATATGCTTTCCGTGAAGCACAACCTGCCTTATAAGAGTGTGAAGATTAACTCCAGCAGCGGGCGTTGGGGCAGTTGTTCCATGCGTGGCAACATCAATCTTTCCTATTATTTGGTTCTTCTTCCCAAGCATCTGATAGATTACGTATTGCTTCATGAGTTGGCGCATACCCGCGAAATGAACCACGGCGAACGCTTTTGGGCTTTATTAGACAAGCTGACGGAGGGCAGAGCGGAAGCCTTGCGCATGGAATTGAAGCAATATCGCACGGAGTTTTGAGGTGTGCGTGCCTCCGGCTGTCAGTCCTGCGTCTGCGACAGTTGTTTCACCTCTCCGTTCTCTTTTTCGAACCGGTAGTTGCCTCCCTTCTCGCTCAATTCAAACAAGAAGAGCCGGTCGGTGAGGTTGTCCACAATCATCAGTGCGCTTTGTTCAGCAAAGCGCTTCACTTCCATTTCAAACGGTTCTTCCGTGATTCTCAGCTTTGTCAGCAGGCTGTCGTTGACGAGCAGGGAGAGCGAGTCACCGGCGAACCCTTTGGTCAGTGTGATGGTGTATGTCTCTGCGAAGCTTCGGTTCTCCTCTTTCTTTTGCTGCAACCTCATACTCATGTAAACGAAGATGACGACTACAAAAATCACGGCGAAAGCAAGGATGCCGTTACCTACCATAAACTGCTTGTTGGTGTTCAGACGGTGTGTCATAGTTGGAGTTTGTTTAGAGAATGCTGCAAATGTAGCGAATAAATTCGGATTGACTGCTTTTCAGTGTATAATAGAATGAGGAAAGGGGAGCGGATGTACCGATTGTTTATCATGCCCGAAACCTCTTTCTTCGAGAGAAACGGGGATGCGCTCCATCCCTCGCCAGAAACACTTCTGAGAGGGGTTGACCAAAGTATTATATAGATACCCTAAGTATAGGACTTAGGTAGCCTCGATACGGAACTGATCCTCTTTCTTCTTTTTCGTCTTCTCTTGCCTCTTTCAAGCGCTCTTTTTTTGGTAATATTTTTCGCAGTGAATGCCTTTTCTTTCCGAGAGTGGGAATCTGTACTTTTAAGTAGATTTAATAATGTAATAATTACAATTTGTGCTATCTTTGCCCCACAATGGTTTCGGGCGGATTTTCCCGCCGTCCGGATTAAAAGGGAATCGGGTGGAAATCCCGGACAGTCCCGCTGCTGTGAAGCTCCGCCGAAATTTCCGGCACAACCTGTTGCCACTGCATTCTTGAAAACAGCGTTTGAGATTGCGGGAAGGCGTTGGAAACGAGGAGTCAGTCAGAAGACCTGCCATTCTCGAAAAGCCGGTTCCGCTCGTGGGATTAGGGAACGGTGGCAAACTGTGTACGAGTATTTTTATTCAAATCTAAAAACATCACATGCAGATAGTTAAAAGGAATGGGACTGTGGAGTCCTATAACAGAGAGAAAATAGCCATTGCCATACGCAAAAGTTTTGTTGGCACGGGCAAGGACATTACTGAC
Protein-coding regions in this window:
- a CDS encoding RNA polymerase sigma factor, which gives rise to MQELSFRNDILPLKDKLFRLALRITFDRAEAEDIVQETLIRVWNKRDEWAQFGSVEAYCLTVAKNLAIDRSERKDAHTVEFTPDMEQLADASNPYDKLVNKERMALIHRLMNELPEKQRLIMQLRDVEGKSYKEIAVVLNLTEEQVKVNLFRARQKVKQKFIDTEGYGL
- a CDS encoding head GIN domain-containing protein encodes the protein MKSLTTIITIAFLAFSTTACSQQHSYYSRGFFKGKTIKASKNYVTKVIKTDNFIRLSVAGSPDVSYTQKAGKPEVKVYTSDNIIDLLDIHVKDNTLHIGFKKNVSVTYGKLEISVSAEKLNGIAVAGSGDVELANGLKTDELKISVAGSGNISGDNISCTDLSISIAGSGDINSSNITCNNLKTSIAGSGDMKLNNVTAVSAGVSVAGSGTVILNGSTPEAAYSVTGSGDLFASDFVAKRVSANVTGSGSIKCHATDFLKVRTSGSGSVGYKGNPELDYPKKGLYKL
- a CDS encoding YgjP family zinc-dependent metalloprotease codes for the protein MEHKEHILEDKEFGRMLIRINARARRLIFRTREDGVHVTVPPGTSLAEVKRALEELRPRLRAAGEKQNRKLIDLDYRIDTEFFKLTLVAGQRARFLSRSELGEMEIICPPDADFSDRNLQSWLRKVIEEALRRNAKIVLPPRLYMLSVKHNLPYKSVKINSSSGRWGSCSMRGNINLSYYLVLLPKHLIDYVLLHELAHTREMNHGERFWALLDKLTEGRAEALRMELKQYRTEF